The genomic DNA CGGATGGTTCGGACGAGGGCCCGGCCCAGCCGCCGGTTCAGCTCCGCCTGGAAGGCGGCCCGCCGGAGGCTCGCCTCCTGCGCCGCGGCCGCGTTCCGGGCCGAGAGAATGAGGGTTCCGGCCCGGAAGGCCTCCGCCCGGACATCCCGCTCTGTTCCATACAGAGCCTGCCATGCGGCTAGGACCTCCGCCTCCTCCAGCGCACCCATCACCCCCAGCCGCGCCGCGCAGGTACGCAGGAGCTCCCCCAGACGCACCGGGCCCTTCATCGCGCCCCCAGCTCCAGCACGTGCACCTCCCGGGCAGGCAGGTGGGAGCGGTCTGTGGCGGTGAAGATGGCCTGCGGACCCTCGGACAGCAGCCGCAGGAGCTCCTGGGTCCGCCGCGCGTCCAGCTCCGCCCCGGCATCGTCCAGGAGCATCACCGGGTCCTCTCCCGTCTCCTGCCGCACCACCTCCCGCTCCGCAAGCCGCAGGCTCAGGACCGCGGCCCGCTGCTGTCCCCTGGATCCGTATGCCCGCAGGGGAACCCCATCGAGGGTGATCTCCAGCTCGTCCCGGTGCGGCCCCGAGAGGGTCATGCCCCTGCGGTACTCCTCCCGGCGCTGACGGAACAGCATCGCCCGGGCTCTCTCCGGAAGGTCTTCCCCCAGTTCCCACGAAGGCCGATACACCACCCGGAGCACCCCCCCCGCCATAGGCCCTCCCACCTCGTGGACAATGGGCTCCAGACGGCTCACCAGCTCCGCCCGTCGCTCCGTGATGGCACACCCTACTTCCACCAGCTGCTCGTCCCACACCTCCAGCAGGTGCGGAGGGGCCTGGGCCCGCAGGAGGCGGTTGCGCTGTTGCACCACCCGGGTGTACCGCAAGAGGTTGTGGTAGTAGGAGGGGCTCAGCTGGCAGAGAAGCCCGTCCAGCAACCGTCTCCGGTACACGGAGGGCCCGTGTACCACCCCCGCGTCCTCTGGCCCAGCGAGAACCCGGACCGCGCGACCCAAAAGATCCCCCCGGTGCACCCGGTTTCCCTGCACCCGGATGGTCTTCAGCCCCGTCCGCTCCAGCCGTACTTCTACGGTGTGGATCCCATGCCGTCGCTCCAAGGTGGCCCGCACCAGGGCCCAGGGTGCGCCGAACCGGATAGCGTCCGCCTCCCGCACGGCCCTATGGCTGCGGCCCGTCACCACGAGGTCGATGGCTTCCAGCACGTTGGTCTTGCCCGCGCCGTTCGGGCCTACCAGGAGGTTGAGCCCGGGCGCGAACGCCAGTTCTGCGCGGGCGTAGTTCCGGAATTCAAGGAGAAAAAGCGTGCGCACCAGCATTCCCGCCCGCCCGCACCACCAGGACCCTTCCCCCTACCTCCACCACGTCCCCCGGACGGAGTACCCTTCCCCGCCGCCGTTCCACTTGACCGTTCACCCGGACCCACCCGGCCTGGATCCAGTACTTTGCCTCCCCCCCGCTGCGCACCACATGGGCCCACTTCAGGAAGGCTCCGAGGGCAATGGTGGGGGTTCGAATCGGCACCTCCTGCATCCTACCCGTACACCCGAACCGGAGCCAGGACGTAGACGTAGTCCTCGCTTCCCGCGGGGCGTAAGGCCCCTGGGGAGAGGGGACCTGTAAGCTCCAGCACCATCTCTCCGGTCTCTATGACGGCCAGGGCATCGAGGAGGTAACGGGCGTTGAAGGCCACCTCCATGGGCTCGCCCTCCAGCGCCACCTCCAGCTCCTCGTAGGCGGAGCCCACCTCCGGGGTGTTGGACTCCAGCCGCAGGACTCCCTCCCCGGCCCGGAACCGCACCACGCTCGCGGAATCCCGCGCGGTGATGGCTACCCGCCGCACCGCGGCCCGCAGCGCTTCCGTCCCCACCTGCACCCGCAGCTTCCACTCCCGGGGGATCACCTGCTCGTACTGAGGAAAGTTCCCCGCGATGAGCCGGGAGGTGAGCCGCACGTTCGGCAGGGTCACCACCACCTGTCCAGCACCCAGGGCGATCTCCACCTCCTCCTCCAAGCCCCCCAAGGCCCGATCCAGCTCCCGCATGGCCCGGGCGGGCACAATGGCGCTCATCTCCCCGGCTTCCGAGCTCAATCGGGCTCTCCGCAGGCTCAACCGGCCCCCATCCGTGGCCACCGCCCGGATCTCCCGTCCACTCGTCACCACGTACACCCCCGTGAGGAAGGGCCGGGTCTCGTCCGTGCTGGCCGCAAAGAGGGTGGACCGGATGAGGGTCCTGAGCAGTGGGGCCTGGATGGAGCAGATGGGCTTTGCCTCCTCCTGCGGACCCCGGGGGAAGTCCGAGGCCGGAAGGCCCAAGAGCTCGAACGCCCCTCGTCCGCACCGGATGTACCCGGTGGTGGATCCCTCGGGCACCTCCAGCTCCACCGTCGAGGGGGGTAGAGCTCCCACGATCTCCCCCACCAAGCGCGCGGGCAACGCCACGCTGCCCGGTCGGTCCACGTGGGCGGGCAAGGCGGTGCGCATGGCGATCTCCAGATCCGTGGCCGAGATCTCCAGCTGCGCGTCCGTAGCCTCGAACAGCAGATAGGAAAGGATGGGCAGGGTGGTGCGGGTGCTCACCGCCCTCTGGACGAGGTGCACGCCCTGCTCAAGAACTCCCTGCTCGCACGAAACCCTCATGGTTCTCGTTCCTCCGGGCTCAAGCTGGAAGTTCAAAAGATTTTGTCGTCATCGTCGTCGGCCCTGTGGAGAACGGGGAAAAGCGCCGAAACCATTGTACGACGCAGCCCCAGAAGGGGCACAGGATGTGGACTTCGGAAGGTACTGCCCGTGGACAGAGGGAGCGCACGGGGCGGCCGGAGAGGAGGCGTGTGGACAACCCAGGAGCGGCTCACAGCTTGTGCACAGGTTTTGGGGAATTGCGCAGCTGCTGCACGATCCGGTCTACTTGAGCGGCCAGGTAGGGATCCTTGCGCAGCTCTTCCCGCACGCGCTCGCATGCATGGAGCACGGTGGTGTGATCCCGGCCCCCGAACTCCTCTCCGATGCGGGGGAGGGAGGAGTCTGTGAGCTCCCGGGCAAGGTACATGGCCAGCTGCCGCGGGAAGGCGACGCCCTTGGTACGCCGCCGTGCCTTCATGTCCTCGAATCGAATGCCGAACTGCTCCGCCACCACCCGCTGGATGGCCTCGATGGTAATGGGCTGGGGGCGGTCGTCCGGAAGGATGTCCCGGAGGACCTCCCGGGCAAGCTGCAGGGTGACGGGCACCCGGGTGAGGGTGGCGTAGGCCACCACCCGCACCAGGGCGCCTTCCAGCTCCCGGATGTTGGAGGTAAAGTGCTGCGCGATGAACTCCGTTACCTCGTCCGGGACGCTCATCCGCTCCAGCTCCGCCTTCTTGCGGAGAATGGCCACCCGGGTCTCGTAGTCGGGGGGCTGCACATCCGCGATGAGCCCCCAGCTGAACCGGCTCCGGAGCCGCTCCTCCAGGGTGTGGATGTCCTTTGGCGGTCGGTCCGAGGTGAGGATGATCTGCTTGCCTGCCTCGTGCAGGGCGTTGAAGGTGTGGAAGAACTCCTCCTGGGTGCTGGGCTTGCCTGCGATGAACTGGATGTCGTCGATGAGCAGGACGTCCACGCTCCGGTAGCGGCGACGGAGGTCCTCCGTCCGGCCGCCCTGGATGGCGCTGATGACCTCGTTGGTGAACTTTTCGCCCGTGCAGTAGAACACCCGGATCTCCCGGCCGCTGCGGAGGAGGTGATGGGCGATGGCCTGGAGGAGGTGGGTCTTGCCGAGTCCCACGCCCCCGTAGATGAACAGGGGATTGTAGGCCCGGGCGGGCGCCTCCGCCACAGCCAGGGCCGCCGCGTGGGCGAACCGGTTTCCACTTCCCACCACAAAGGTCTCGAAGGTGTAGCGGGGGGAGAGGGGCATGCCCTCAAACCGGGCCCGGGGGGAGGCTGTGGGCCGGGGTTCCTCAGTTGGGCCGTCCTCCGTGATCACCAAGCGGAGCCCCAGGCGGCGGCCCACCAGGCGGGAGAGCTCCTCCTCCAGCAGGGGCTGGTAGCGCTCCTCCACCCACTGTTTGGCGAGGAGGTTGGGCACCCCTAGCAGGAGGGCGTCCTCCTCCAGGCTCAGGGGCTTGGCGCTCTTGAGGAACAACTCCAGGCCGGGCCCCGGCCGCGCGATCCGTTCCTGGAGCCGTCCGAGGGCCTCCTGCCAGAGATGGCGCGCGTGGTCCTCCCTCGCCTTCATGCTCCTCCTCCGGCTTTGAAGACCTTATCGAGGTACCGGACGCCCTCCTCCGTGAGGGTGCGCCGGCCGCCCGCGTGCGATTGGACGAGCCCCATCTCCTCGAGGGCCGCGAGTTCCCGGTACGCGGTGCTCAGGCTGATATCCAGCTCCCGGGCCACGGTGGTGGGTCCGGCGCTACCGAACTCCGCCACCAGCAACAGCACCCGCCCCTGCCGCTCCGTGAGCCGGGGCTCGGCCCGCTCCCCAGGCCGAGGAGCGGGCCGGGGGGGGTTCATCTGAAGGGTCACCACCGTCCCGCCGTTGAGGTTGTCCTCGATGGAGATCATTCCGCCCAGGAAGCTCAACTGCTCCCGGGCGATGGGGAGCCCGCTTCCCACCCCCCGGATGTACTTCCGCATGGTGGCCGTGGCCGTGGTAAACCCGGGCTGCATGGCCTTCTCCTTGTCCCGAATGCCCGGGCCCTGGTCCGAGATCCGGATGGTGTTTCCGTCCTCGCTGATGGTGATCACCGCGTTCTTGAAGTGCGCGTGGATCAGGTTCTCCACGATCTCCCGGATCACCACGAAGGGGATGCGGCTGCCCCGCCGCTGCGCGTGCTCGTAGGTGGCCGCGGCCAGCTTCCCCACGAGTTCGTGGAAGTCGTCGCTGGAGAGGGAGATCACCCGGGGCTCCGCGAGGGGGGAGTCGTAGATGGCAAGGCGCACCTCCGGAGTCCCCTCGGGCTCTGCCCTCCCCTCCTGCTCCCGGATGATCTGGTCCAGCAACTCCCGCAGCGACATTCCACTCACCCCGATGGCGAGAGGGATCAATTGCACGACCCCTGGCCGATTCCTCCTCCTCGACCTCCCCGCAGCTCCCTTTCGCCCCTTTCCACCGGGATTCTTCCCTTGTTGGGGAAGGCTCTCAAAAAGGCCTCGAAAACCACGCCAGGCCGACCCGAAAACGAGGCCTTCCCTTCCCCCACCACCGCCCGTGACCGTAATGGTATCGCGCCTGCCGGAAGTTATCCACAACCCGTGAAAAACCTGTTGATAATCCTCCTCCCACCGGCCCGCCTCCCCGCTCCCGAGGCGGTTGGGGAGCGGGGGTGGGATCCGTCTGGCCCAAGCCACGGGGTCCGGGCGCCCCGAAAAGTTGTGGAAAACTGCTGGTTTGTCCACAGGCTGTCCACAGACCGGGGAGTCCGGGGATGCTATACTAGGCGGGGCTCGCGTGGGGTGAGGGGAGGCATGACGCAGGACCAGGAGGGTATCCTTGAAGCGGACGTACCAGCCAAAGCGTCGGAAGCGCAAGCGGACCCACGGGTTCCTGGTACGGATGCGCACGCCCGGGGGCCGGAACGTCCTCAAGCGCAGGCGGCAGAAGGGGCGCAAGCGGCTGACCGCGTAAGGACCCCTCCTTGCGGGCGGCGGAGCCCCTGGCCTACTCTCCGGACCCGGCAGGAGTTCCAGGCGGTGTACATGGAAGGGGAGCGGCACGGAGGGATCCTGGTGGTGGTCTACCGCCGGGTGCGGCCCGGGCCCACACGGGTGGGAATTTCCGTGGGACGCAAACTCGGAAAGGCGGTCGTGCGCAACCGGATCCGACGCAGGATCCGGGAGATCCTGAGGCTCTTGCCCCTGCGGCCCGACCAGGAAGTGGTGGTAGTGGCCCGCAGCCAGGCAGCCCAGGCCAGTTGGGAGGGGCTGCGCGCGGAGCTGGTGGGGCTGTTGGATGCCAGCGGCGCCCTGACAGGGACGGGGCTCCGGGAGGGCACGTGGTGCGGCTCGTAGGGAAGCTGCTGGTCCTCGGGATCCGGGCCTACCAGCGCCTGATCTCGCCCCTCCTGCCCCGCACGTGCCGGTTTGTGCCCTCGTGCTCGGAGTACGCGGCACAGGCCATCCAGGCCCACGGTCCCCTCCGGGGGACCTGGCTCGCCCTGCGCCGCCTGAGTCGCTGCCACCCCTTCCATCCTGGGGGATACGATCCCGTGCCCTAGCACCGGGCAGGAGGAGAACGGTGTTCGGATGGCTCGTGGCACAGCTCAATCATGCCCTTCAGTTCTTCTACGGGATCACGGGCTCTTACGGATGGGCCATCATCCTCCTCACCCTCGCGGTGAAACTGGTCCTCCACCCCCTTACCCGGAAGCAGCTGCGCTCCATGAAGGAGATGCAGAAGCTCCAGCCCCACATCCAGGCCCTCCAGCGGAAGTACCGAGACGATCCCCAGCGGCTCAACCGGGAGATGATGGACCTGTACCGGGCCCATGGGGTGAACCCCTTCGGAGGGTGTCTGCCCATGCTCCTGCAGATGCCCGTGCTGTTCGCCCTGTATCAGGTGCTCAGCACTCCCGCTCACTTCGTCTCCCGCACCGGGGAGGTCCTCAAGACCGTCCCCTTTGGGCCCTGGGATCTCCTGGTACACCCCATCACCGTGCTGGCGGATCCCGGGAAATACGGGATCGCCGCGGCGGTGGCCTACGCCCTCGTGCCCGTGCTCATCGGCGCCAGCACCTACTTCCAGCAGCGGGTTTCCGTGACAGATCCCCAGCAATCCCGCATGTTCCTGTTCATGCCGTTCCTCATCGGCTACTTCAGCTTGAACTTCCCGGTGGGACTGTCCCTGTACTGGTTCGTGTCCACGGTGGCGTACGTGGCCGAATACCTGTCCGTGGTGGGGCTTCCGAAGTCCCAAAAAAGACCGCAGGGGGAGGCCCCGGCCGGTGGTCGCCGGAGGCGGAAGAGCGCGGAAGCGGAGGTCAGGGGAACGTGAGGGAGTTCATCGGATCCGGTCGTACCGTGGAGGAGGCCATCGAAGCCGCACTGCGCATGTCCGGGCTTTCCCGGGAGGAGGCGGAGATCGAGGTCCTGGATGAGGGCTCCAGGGGGTTCCTGGGGTTCGGAGGGAGGGAGGCGAGGGTTCGGGTGGTGCCGAAGGGCACCACGGCCCCGGAGGCGGATCGGGCCGCGGAGATCGCCCAGACCCTCCTGCGACATATGGGGCTGCAGGGCACGGTGCGGGCGCGGCAGTTGGAGCAAGGAGTGGCGGTGGAGGTAGAGGGGGAGGACCTCGCGGCCCTCATCGGGCGCCACGGGAGGGGCTTGCAGGCCTTTGAGGCGGTGCTGTCGCTCCTGGTGCACCGTGCGGTGGGACGGGCGGTACCCGTGGAGGTGGACGCGGCGGGGTACCGGGAGCGCCGCCGGGCCTCCCTGGTGGCCATGGCGCAGCGGGCTGCCCAGCGGGCAGTGCGGGAGGGCCGGGCTGTCCACCTCCCGCCCATGGATCCCAAAGAGCGGCGGATCGTGCACACGGCCCTGGCCTCCCACCCTGAGGTGACCACCCACAGCGAGGGGGAGGGTAAGGACCGCCACGTGGTGGTGGAACCCCGGAAGCGGTCCCGGCCGCGGGGAAGGCGGCCGATCCGCAGACCGCGGACCACGCCGCATGACGCTTGAGGAAGCCGCGGCTGCCCTGGGTCTGGCGTTGGACGGGCCGCAGCTCCGCCGCCTGGAGCGACACCTGGATCTCGTAATGGCCTGGAACGTGCGGGTGGACCTAGTGGCTCCCGCGTCCCGGGAGGAACTGATGAAGCGGCACCTGCTCGATAGCCTGCTCCTCCTCGTCATGGCCGATCCCCCTCGTGAATCGTGGGTGGCGGATGTGGGCAGCGGGGCTGGGTTTCCGGGCCTCGTGTGGGCCATCGCCAGGCCCGATCTCCGGTTAGTCCTACTCGAACCCCGACAGAGGCGGGCCGCATTCCTGGAGCGGGCGGTCCTGGAACTCCAGGTACCCCGGGTGGAGGTGGTGGCCCGGAGGGCGGAGGAGGCGGCCCAGATGCCCGAACACCACCTTCGATACCACCTCGTGGTGGCCCGGGCCGTGGCTCCCCCCCTCGCGGTCCGGGAACTCGCGCAGGGCCTCGTGCGACCGGATGGACGGATTTTCATCCCCCTGGGGCCGGAGGCGGAAACCCCGAAGGGAGGAGAGGTGGTAGAGCGGGAGATCCCCTGGGCCCCGGGAAGGATCCGGCGGGCCGTGGTATTTCCCGAGAAATCATGGCGGCCGTCTTAGCGGTGGTGAACCAGAAAGGCGGGGTGGGGAAATCCACCACGGCCCTCAACCTCTCCGCGGCCCTGGCTCGCAGGGGACGCAGGGTCCTGCTGGTGGACCTGGATCCCCAGGGCAACGCTACAAGCGGCCTCGGGATCCCCAAGGAGGGGCTCCGGTCCTCCGTATACGACGTCCTCCTCCGGCGCCTTCCCCTCCGGGCCGTGCTGCTCCCCACCGCGGTGGACGGCCTGGAGGTGGCCCCCAGCACCGTGGAGCTCGCGGGCGCGGAGGTGGAGCTCGCCACGGAGGTGGACCGGGAGGGGAGGCTCCGGGAGGCCCTGGAGGGCCTACGGGACCGCTACGATCTCGTGGCGGTGGATTGTCCCCCGTCCCTGGGGCTGCTGACCCTCAACGCCCTGGTGGCCGCGGACCAAGCCCTCTTGCCCATCCAGTGCGAGTACTACGCCCTCGAGGGCCTCTCCCTGCTCCTGCGCACCCTGGAACTCGTCCGGGAGTCCCTGAATCCGCAGCTCCGCGTGGGAGGGGTAGTGCTCACCATGTACGATCCGCGCACCAAGCTCAGCGAGCAGGTGGCCCGGGAGGTGCGGGCCTTCTTCGGGGGGGAGGTTTTCCGGACCGTGATCCCGCGCACCGTGCGGCTCGCGGAGGCTCCCAGCCATGGGCAACCCATCTTCCTGTACGATCCCCACTCCCGGGGCGCGGCCGCCTACGACGCTCTGGCGGAGGAGGTGGCGGAGCGGCTGTGGGGGGAGGGCAAGGATGGGTGAGCGGCAGAGAAGGGGGCTCGGAAAAGGACTGGGGGCCCTTATCCCGGGGGCCGGAGGGGTAGCGCGCGGGGAACCCGTGGAGCTCCTGCCCCTGGAACGGATCCGACCCAGCCGGGTCCAGCCCCGTCAGGAGATCTCCCCGGAATCCCTGGAGGAGCTCGTGGCCTCCATCCGGACGCACGGGGTCCTGCAGCCCGTCCTGGTGCGGCCTGTGGGAGGGGAGTACGAGCTGGTGGCCGGGGAGCGGCGGTGGCGGGCTGCGGTTCTGGCGGGCCTGGAGCGGATCCCGGCCCTGGTGCGCCCCCTCTCGGACGCCCAGGCCCTTCAGGTAGCCCTGGTGGAGAACCTCCAGCGGGAGGACCTGAACCCCGTGGAGCGGGCCCGGGCCTTCCACCGCTTGCTGAACGAGTTCGGGCTCACCCAGCGGCAGGTGGCGGAGGCGGTGGGCCTGAGCCAGCCCGCGGTGGCGAATGCCCTGCGCCTGCTCACCCTGCCCGAGCCCATCCTCCGCAGCCTCGAGGAAGGTCGACTATCGGAGGCCCACGGCCGGCTGCTCCTCACCGTGGAGGACCCGGCCGTCCGGAAGCGGCTGTGGCGGGCCGCGCTGGAGCAGGGGTTATCGGTTCGGGCCCTGGAGGAGCGCATCGCCCTGGAAGGCCATAAGCGGCCCAGACCCCAGGGCTCCCGCCGGATGGACCCCGATGTGGAGGCGGTGCTGGAGGCCTTGCGGGAGAAGTTCCAAACCCAGGTACGGATCCGGCGGGGGCGGCGCAAGGGGGTCCTGGAGATGGAGTTCTACTCGGAAGAGGATCTGGCCCGGCTCTGCGACCTCCTCCTGGGCGGTCCTGCCTAGGGTATTTCTCGAGAAATATCTTGGGAGGGAGCTGTGCGCGCGGACCTAGAGCGGCTCATGGTGGAACGGGGCTACGATGCCCTGGTGGGCATGGGGGGGAGTGAGGACCCGAATCTGTTCTACGTGATGCGCGGGGCCCCCATCTACGCGGGAGCCCTCTACATCCACCGCCGGGGGCACCCCCCGGTTCTCTGCCACGGCACCATGGAGCGGGGGGAGGCGGAGAAGACCGGGCTACGGACCCGCAACCTGGGTCTCTACAACTTCAAGCAGATGCTCGAAGAGGCGGGCGGGGACTTCTTGCGGGCCCACGTGGCCCTTCTGCGGAGGGTATTCGAGGAGGAGGGCGTGCGGGGCCGGGTGCTCTTTTTCGGGCAGATGGACCGGGGGGCCGCCTACCTCCTGCTGCGGGCCATCGCGGAGGGGATTCCTGGAATCGAGGTGGTGGGGGAGTACGACCGCCCCTTGGTGACCGTGGCCCGCATGACCAAGGAACCCGAGGAGATCGAGGCTATCCGCCGGACAGGGGAGGCTACGGGGCGGGTGGTGCAGAAGGTGGCGGGTTTCCTCCGCACCCTCCGATCTCGTGGTGATCGCCTCGTCCAGGAGAACGGGGAGCCCGTGACCATCGGAGAAGTGAAGCGGCGGATCCGGATGTGGCTCGCGGAGGAAGGGCTACAGGACACCGGGACCATCTTCAGCCAAGGCCGGGACGCTGGTTTACCGCACTCCCGGGGGGAGGATGGCCAGTTCCTCCGGCCCGGGCAGCCCCTGGTCCTCGACATCTTCCCCAGGCCCGCGGGGGGCGGGTACTGCTTCGACATGACCCGGACATGGGTGGTGGGAAAGCCGTCGGAGCGGTTGCGGCAGGTGTACCGGGATGTGCTGGAGTGCTACCACGCGGTGGTGAAGCATCTCGGGCCCGGGGTTTCCTGTCGGGAGCTGCAGCAGCGGGCGTGTGCCTTCTTCGAGGAGAGGGGACATCCCACCGTGGGCTCGGATCCCACCACCCAGGTGGGCTACGTGCACTCCCTGGGCCATGGGTTGGGGCTCGAGGTACACGAGCTCCCGCGGCTTGCGGACTTCCCGGGGAACGAGGATGTGCTGGAGCCTGGGATGGTGTTCACAGTGGAGCCCGGCCTTTACTATCCCGAGGAGGGCATCGGGGTCCGGCTGGAGGACACCTGGGCTTTGGATGCGGAGGGAAGGCCGTTAAACCTCGGGGGCTATCCCATGGACTTAGTGATCTCGGGGGAGGAGGTATGAACCGGGAGGAAGCCTGGGCGCTGGTGTGCGAGTGGGTGCAGAATCCGAACCTGCGCAAGCACCTGCGGGCGGTGGAGGCGGCCATGCGGACTTATGCCCGGAGATTCGGGGAGGACGAGGAGGCGTGGGGGATCGTGGGTCTCCTGCACGACCTGGACTACGAGCGACACCCCTCTCTGGAGGAGCACCCCTTCGTGGCCGCAGAGGAGCTGCGGCGGCGCGGGGTCCCAGAGCCGTGGGTGCGGGCCGTGCTGGCGCACGGGGATCACACCGGCGTGAAGCGGGAGACCCCCATGGAGCGGGCCCTGTTCGCCTGCGACGAGATGGTGGGGTTCGTGATCGCGGTGGCTCTGGTGAAGGGGAGATCCCTCCAGAAGGTGGATCCGGACTCCGTGCGCCGGAAGATGAAGGACAAGGCCTTTGCCCGGGCCGTGCGGCGGGAGGACTTGGTGCGGGGCGCGGAGGAGCTGGGGGTTCCTCTGGACGAGCACATCGCCACGGTGGTGGAGGCCCTGCGGTCCATCGCTCCCGAGCTGGGGCTAGAAGGCTAACTTCACCGGTCCAGCCAGGCATCCGCAGGCCGCCAGAGCAATCCCTTCCACTGGAGGTGGAAGGTGTCCCGCACATACCGCTGCAGCACGTACATGGCGCCAGAGTGCACCACGGGGATGAGGTCCGCCTCCCGGATGAGCAAGCGGTTGAGCCGCCGCATCTTCACCACCTCCGGGGTCCGGGTCTTCCGGGCCTCGTGGTAGGCCTGCTCCAGGCCCGCGGGCCGCTTCCAGCTGGCGAAGGCTAAGGGGCCGAAGAAGTGGGTGCCCAGGGTATCGACGAGGTCGGCCT from Armatimonadota bacterium includes the following:
- a CDS encoding HDIG domain-containing protein, with product MNREEAWALVCEWVQNPNLRKHLRAVEAAMRTYARRFGEDEEAWGIVGLLHDLDYERHPSLEEHPFVAAEELRRRGVPEPWVRAVLAHGDHTGVKRETPMERALFACDEMVGFVIAVALVKGRSLQKVDPDSVRRKMKDKAFARAVRREDLVRGAEELGVPLDEHIATVVEALRSIAPELGLEG
- a CDS encoding Xaa-Pro peptidase family protein, translating into MRADLERLMVERGYDALVGMGGSEDPNLFYVMRGAPIYAGALYIHRRGHPPVLCHGTMERGEAEKTGLRTRNLGLYNFKQMLEEAGGDFLRAHVALLRRVFEEEGVRGRVLFFGQMDRGAAYLLLRAIAEGIPGIEVVGEYDRPLVTVARMTKEPEEIEAIRRTGEATGRVVQKVAGFLRTLRSRGDRLVQENGEPVTIGEVKRRIRMWLAEEGLQDTGTIFSQGRDAGLPHSRGEDGQFLRPGQPLVLDIFPRPAGGGYCFDMTRTWVVGKPSERLRQVYRDVLECYHAVVKHLGPGVSCRELQQRACAFFEERGHPTVGSDPTTQVGYVHSLGHGLGLEVHELPRLADFPGNEDVLEPGMVFTVEPGLYYPEEGIGVRLEDTWALDAEGRPLNLGGYPMDLVISGEEV